The following proteins are encoded in a genomic region of Salvelinus namaycush isolate Seneca chromosome 12, SaNama_1.0, whole genome shotgun sequence:
- the LOC120056460 gene encoding uncharacterized protein LOC120056460 isoform X1 translates to MLLPQAFSLLTTLTLSTPFTGVKEIVRAAKGSPSHLPCPSPFGFDGKVVFKWTKIGSPGIICEYNVNRENSSVVSCKSQFKVTGKPPKLYVTEPKSTDSGLYTCLISRVIPPPTIEKSSNVDLQVTVPVLFSSAVLPGLVLERQNSSDPGCIQLLCTLEGIEAQDVNFTWTRQGQDSPETPLTNHSLSKQSSFLTLCQSVWREGDTITCNVRLLANNTDLSIRHPKSELETYYEKNLLTIICVSTSIGVVAIAAVTISIYKCRQRTNDEGDSVSYNNKVYENFSFSTQTQQRQTTTASIQEQCIYEN, encoded by the exons ATGCTGTTGCCACAAGCTTTCTCTCTCCTAACCACCCTCACCCTCTCTACCCCATTTACCG GTGTTAAGGAGATCGTTAGAGCAGCCAAAGGCAGTCCTTCCCACCTTCCTTGTCCCTCACCCTTTGGATTTGATGGCAAAGTTGTTTTTAAATGGACGAAAATTGGAAGTCCTGGCATTATTTGCGAATACAATGTGAATAGAGAAAACAGTTCAGTCGTATCCTGTAAATCTCAATTCAAGGTAACCGGAAAACCTCCTAAGCTGTATGTTACAGAGCCAAAGAGCACTGACTCTGGTCTATATACCTGCTTAATATCAAGAGTCATACCACCACCAACCATTGAGAAATCCTCCAATGTCGATCTTCAAGTTACAG TTCCAGTGCTATTCTCTTCTGCAGTGCTTCCAGGTCTAGTCCTAGAGAGGCAGAACAGCAGTGATCCTGGCTGCATCCAGCTTCTCTGTACTTTGGAGGGCATTGAAGCCCAGGACGTCAACTTCACTTGGACCCGACAAGGTCAGGATTCACCGGAGACACCGTTGACCAACCACAGCCTCTCTAAACAGAGCAGCTTTCTGACATTGTGCCAATCAGTGTGGAGAGAGGGTGACACGATCACCTGCAATGTCAGACTCTTAGCCAATAACACCGACCTGAGCATCAGACATCCCAAAAGTGAACTAG AGACCTACTATGAGAAGAACCTTCTGACTATCATCTGTGTCAGCACATCCATCGGGGTTGTGGCCATCGCAGCTGTCACCATAAGTATTTACAAAT GTCGGCAGAGGACCAATGATGAAGGCGATTCCGTCTCATACAACAACAAGGTGTACGAGAACTTCAGTTTCAGCACACAAACCCAACAGAGACAGACGACCACTGCATCCATCCAGGAACAATGCATTTATGAGAACTAG
- the LOC120056460 gene encoding uncharacterized protein LOC120056460 isoform X3 encodes MLLPQAFSLLTTLTLSTPFTGVKEIVRAAKGSPSHLPCPSPFGFDGKVVFKWTKIGSPGIICEYNVNRENSSVVSCKSQFKVTGKPPKLYVTEPKSTDSGLYTCLISRVIPPPTIEKSSNVDLQVTVPVLFSSAVLPGLVLERQNSSDPGCIQLLCTLEGIEAQDVNFTWTRQETYYEKNLLTIICVSTSIGVVAIAAVTISIYKCRQRTNDEGDSVSYNNKVYENFSFSTQTQQRQTTTASIQEQCIYEN; translated from the exons ATGCTGTTGCCACAAGCTTTCTCTCTCCTAACCACCCTCACCCTCTCTACCCCATTTACCG GTGTTAAGGAGATCGTTAGAGCAGCCAAAGGCAGTCCTTCCCACCTTCCTTGTCCCTCACCCTTTGGATTTGATGGCAAAGTTGTTTTTAAATGGACGAAAATTGGAAGTCCTGGCATTATTTGCGAATACAATGTGAATAGAGAAAACAGTTCAGTCGTATCCTGTAAATCTCAATTCAAGGTAACCGGAAAACCTCCTAAGCTGTATGTTACAGAGCCAAAGAGCACTGACTCTGGTCTATATACCTGCTTAATATCAAGAGTCATACCACCACCAACCATTGAGAAATCCTCCAATGTCGATCTTCAAGTTACAG TTCCAGTGCTATTCTCTTCTGCAGTGCTTCCAGGTCTAGTCCTAGAGAGGCAGAACAGCAGTGATCCTGGCTGCATCCAGCTTCTCTGTACTTTGGAGGGCATTGAAGCCCAGGACGTCAACTTCACTTGGACCCGACAAG AGACCTACTATGAGAAGAACCTTCTGACTATCATCTGTGTCAGCACATCCATCGGGGTTGTGGCCATCGCAGCTGTCACCATAAGTATTTACAAAT GTCGGCAGAGGACCAATGATGAAGGCGATTCCGTCTCATACAACAACAAGGTGTACGAGAACTTCAGTTTCAGCACACAAACCCAACAGAGACAGACGACCACTGCATCCATCCAGGAACAATGCATTTATGAGAACTAG
- the LOC120056772 gene encoding H-2 class II histocompatibility antigen, A beta chain-like codes for MLLSLHSAPPAVSVSDVKEPSSGLPMLLCSSQGFYPKTIEQVWFRDGQLLNTRLSDRQREVNTDGSITVHSYLPLSSGPSKAGLYLCWVNHSSLSHPITVNHTVMSNGFPVSWLFIVVSIGAVLILVVLIIMIFKCTHFKRVKHLFPLGTSQEPVHTVSSVTENIIYSTLGDHHPITLSTAIPT; via the exons ATGCTTCTGAGTCTCCACTCAG CCCCTCCTGCAGTGTCTGTGTCTGATGTAAAGGAGCCCAGTAGTGGACTTCCCATGTTGCTGTGCTCCTCTCAGGGGTTTTACCCAAAGACCATAGAGCAGGTGTGGTTTAGAGATGGTCAGCTCCTCAACACCAGACTttcagacaggcagagagaggtcaacacagATGGTTCCATCACCGTCCACTCCTACCTGCCTCTGTCCTCAGGACCCAGCAAGGCTGGCCTCTATCTCTGCTGGGTCAACCACTCTTCCCTCAGCCATCCCATCACTGTCAATCACACAGTCATGTCCAATG GTTTCCCAGTGAGTTGGCTATTTATTGTGGTCAGCATTGGAGCAGTCTTGATTCTAGTGGTCCTTATCATCATGATCTTCAAGTGTACACATTTCA AGAGAGTCAAACACCTTTTTCCTCTTGGAACATCCCAAGAACCTGTCCACACTGTCTCCTCCGTGACTGAGAACATCATCTACTCAACACTGGGAGACCATCATCCAATCACTCTCTCCACTGCTATACCAACATAG
- the LOC120056460 gene encoding uncharacterized protein LOC120056460 isoform X2, with protein sequence MLLPQAFSLLTTLTLSTPFTGVKEIVRAAKGSPSHLPCPSPFGFDGKVVFKWTKIGSPGIICEYNVNRENSSVVSCKSQFKVTGKPPKLYVTEPKSTDSGLYTCLISRVIPPPTIEKSSNVDLQVTVLPGLVLERQNSSDPGCIQLLCTLEGIEAQDVNFTWTRQGQDSPETPLTNHSLSKQSSFLTLCQSVWREGDTITCNVRLLANNTDLSIRHPKSELETYYEKNLLTIICVSTSIGVVAIAAVTISIYKCRQRTNDEGDSVSYNNKVYENFSFSTQTQQRQTTTASIQEQCIYEN encoded by the exons ATGCTGTTGCCACAAGCTTTCTCTCTCCTAACCACCCTCACCCTCTCTACCCCATTTACCG GTGTTAAGGAGATCGTTAGAGCAGCCAAAGGCAGTCCTTCCCACCTTCCTTGTCCCTCACCCTTTGGATTTGATGGCAAAGTTGTTTTTAAATGGACGAAAATTGGAAGTCCTGGCATTATTTGCGAATACAATGTGAATAGAGAAAACAGTTCAGTCGTATCCTGTAAATCTCAATTCAAGGTAACCGGAAAACCTCCTAAGCTGTATGTTACAGAGCCAAAGAGCACTGACTCTGGTCTATATACCTGCTTAATATCAAGAGTCATACCACCACCAACCATTGAGAAATCCTCCAATGTCGATCTTCAAGTTACAG TGCTTCCAGGTCTAGTCCTAGAGAGGCAGAACAGCAGTGATCCTGGCTGCATCCAGCTTCTCTGTACTTTGGAGGGCATTGAAGCCCAGGACGTCAACTTCACTTGGACCCGACAAGGTCAGGATTCACCGGAGACACCGTTGACCAACCACAGCCTCTCTAAACAGAGCAGCTTTCTGACATTGTGCCAATCAGTGTGGAGAGAGGGTGACACGATCACCTGCAATGTCAGACTCTTAGCCAATAACACCGACCTGAGCATCAGACATCCCAAAAGTGAACTAG AGACCTACTATGAGAAGAACCTTCTGACTATCATCTGTGTCAGCACATCCATCGGGGTTGTGGCCATCGCAGCTGTCACCATAAGTATTTACAAAT GTCGGCAGAGGACCAATGATGAAGGCGATTCCGTCTCATACAACAACAAGGTGTACGAGAACTTCAGTTTCAGCACACAAACCCAACAGAGACAGACGACCACTGCATCCATCCAGGAACAATGCATTTATGAGAACTAG